One window of the Lytechinus variegatus isolate NC3 chromosome 3, Lvar_3.0, whole genome shotgun sequence genome contains the following:
- the LOC121410599 gene encoding protein HEXIM1-like, producing the protein MSKIRPIFPGELESMDGDDERSDRSASPRTIGQETVLPPHSERRTRASVNLAQRTRRRVTMAVESVQRITHSGRQHGQQVLRNMQDANDQDRNVNDKSRKRRRPRRKNRKWKPYTQLSWEERQQRDEEESRRASLKRANRPTPYNTTQFLMEDHKVDTPDLSNMGTFDENHDVNLSSSDEVLENENEQYLVRNFTAVYDEVQSERLQQMSKEQLVNEVLELSKKVSELEQILRPSSGGGGEGKLSSGESEEQLNEATRSRLQSVNELEQKVKKLKEENQRLRTASGTDKE; encoded by the coding sequence ATGAGTAAGATACGACCAATATTTCCTGGTGAACTTGAAAGCATGGATGGGGACGACGAGCGCTCAGATCGAAGCGCAAGCCCGCGAACTATTGGACAGGAAACCGTTCTCCCACCGCATTCCGAAAGGAGGACTCGAGCGAGCGTGAACCTCGCTCAACGAACTAGGCGGAGGGTGACAATGGCAGTCGAAAGTGTCCAACGTATCACACATTCAGGGAGACAACATGGTCAGCAAGTGCTTAGAAATATGCAAGATGCAAATGATCAGGATAGAAATGTGAATGATAAATCAAGGAAACGAAGACGTCCGCGAAGGAAAAATCGTAAGTGGAAGCCATACACTCAACTGAGTTGGGAAGAACGCCAGCAACGCGACGAAGAGGAATCCCGACGTGCATCTCTGAAGCGAGCCAACCGTCCGACCCCGTACAATACCACTCAGTTTCTAATGGAAGATCATAAGGTTGATACTCCAGACCTTAGTAATATGGGAACATTTGATGAGAACCATGATGTGAATCTTTCGTCTTCAGATGAGGTGctggaaaatgaaaatgaacaatatCTTGTTCGGAACTTCACAGCTGTTTATGATGAAGTCCAATCAGAAAGGCTACAGCAGATGTCAAAGGAACAGTTAGTGAATGAAGTTCTGGAACTCTCAAAGAAAGTGTCAGAGTTGGAGCAAATTTTACGTCCGAGCAGTGGAGGTGGGGGAGAAGGGAAGCTGTCGAGTGGGGAGAGTGAAGAACAATTGAATGAAGCCACACGTTCCAGACTTCAAAGTGTTAATGAACTAGAGCAGAAAGTGAAAAAACTGAAGGAAGAAAACCAGCGACTAAGAACAGCAAGCGGTACTGATAAGGAATGA